The following proteins are co-located in the Deinococcus metallilatus genome:
- a CDS encoding NUDIX domain-containing protein, translated as MTGKPQEQAHAGRAHPNWAGLVPGGVQPWKTLSSRVLVEGFRVVLEDRVQTPSGAEVVYQYRPRGPRAMFVLPVTAAGEAVLIRQYRYPLQATIWEVVAGGVERGEDLLTAAQRELAEEVGGVAAEWVPLPGFYPQPSISGVVFYSLLALGVTLGETAHEDSEVIERVTLPLAEAYRMLEAGEIQDGPSSLTLWHARRLLVERGLL; from the coding sequence ATGACAGGCAAGCCCCAGGAACAGGCGCATGCGGGCCGGGCACATCCCAACTGGGCCGGACTGGTGCCCGGCGGCGTGCAGCCGTGGAAGACGCTGTCGTCGCGGGTGCTGGTGGAGGGCTTCCGGGTGGTGCTGGAAGACCGGGTGCAGACGCCCTCCGGCGCGGAGGTGGTGTACCAGTACCGCCCCAGGGGACCGCGCGCGATGTTCGTCCTGCCCGTGACGGCCGCGGGCGAGGCCGTGCTGATCCGCCAGTACCGCTATCCCCTCCAGGCGACCATCTGGGAGGTCGTGGCGGGCGGCGTGGAGCGGGGCGAGGACCTGTTGACGGCGGCGCAGCGCGAACTGGCCGAGGAGGTGGGAGGCGTGGCCGCCGAGTGGGTGCCGCTTCCCGGTTTCTACCCGCAACCCAGCATCAGCGGGGTGGTCTTTTATTCCCTGCTGGCCCTGGGGGTCACGCTGGGCGAGACAGCCCACGAGGACAGCGAGGTGATCGAGCGCGTGACCCTGCCGCTCGCCGAGGCCTACCGGATGCTGGAGGCGGGCGAGATTCAGGACGGCCCCAGCAGCCTGACCCTCTGGCACGCCCGGCGGCTGCTGGTGGAGCGCGGCCTGTTGTGA
- the ispF gene encoding 2-C-methyl-D-erythritol 2,4-cyclodiphosphate synthase: MTLPLRIGYGEDAHRLAEGRTLVLGGVPIPHAERGPIAHSDGDAVLHALADALLSGLALGDIGQYYPDTDSAHAGVDSRVILEDSLALVREWKYAPANVALVVTLDRPKLGPLRADIARNVATLLGLAETEVGVSFKTSEGLAPDHVQVRVTVLLRQVEG, encoded by the coding sequence ATGACCCTGCCACTTCGCATCGGTTACGGAGAAGACGCGCACCGCCTCGCGGAAGGGCGGACGCTGGTGCTGGGCGGCGTGCCTATCCCGCACGCCGAGCGCGGCCCCATCGCCCACAGTGACGGGGACGCCGTGCTGCACGCGCTGGCCGACGCGCTGCTGTCGGGCCTGGCGCTGGGAGATATCGGGCAGTATTACCCGGACACCGACTCGGCGCACGCGGGGGTGGACTCGCGGGTAATTCTCGAAGACAGCCTGGCGCTGGTGCGCGAGTGGAAGTACGCCCCGGCGAACGTGGCGCTGGTGGTCACCCTCGACCGCCCCAAGCTGGGGCCGCTGCGGGCCGACATCGCCCGCAATGTGGCGACGCTGCTGGGCCTGGCCGAAACCGAGGTGGGCGTGAGCTTCAAGACCTCCGAGGGCCTCGCGCCGGACCACGTCCAGGTGCGGGTCACGGTGCTGCTCCGGCAGGTGGAGGGGTGA
- a CDS encoding tRNA (cytidine(34)-2'-O)-methyltransferase — protein MREPLLNVVLFEPEKAGNVGNVARTCAVLGADLHLIRPFGFHLHDREFRRAVMDYVQGVTLFEHANWSAFQAALPPGARVWAFSTHATALHTRAGFQRGDFLLFGPESRGLPVWLREGLPALKLPQPGGGRSLNLAVAAGVAAFEAGRQIEGW, from the coding sequence GTGAGGGAACCGCTCCTCAACGTCGTCCTCTTCGAGCCGGAGAAGGCGGGGAACGTGGGCAACGTCGCGCGCACCTGCGCCGTGCTGGGCGCGGACCTGCATCTGATCCGCCCCTTCGGCTTCCACCTGCACGACCGCGAGTTCCGCCGGGCGGTGATGGACTACGTGCAGGGCGTGACGCTGTTTGAGCACGCGAACTGGTCAGCCTTCCAGGCAGCCCTGCCCCCCGGCGCGCGAGTCTGGGCCTTCAGCACGCACGCGACCGCGCTGCATACCCGCGCGGGTTTTCAGCGGGGAGACTTCCTGCTGTTCGGCCCGGAATCGCGCGGCCTGCCGGTCTGGCTGCGCGAGGGACTGCCCGCCCTCAAGCTCCCGCAGCCCGGCGGGGGCCGCAGCCTGAACCTGGCGGTGGCGGCGGGTGTGGCTGCGTTCGAGGCAGGGCGGCAGATCGAGGGGTGGTAG
- a CDS encoding DUF2087 domain-containing protein — MSADLNARAAVFRALSHPARLTLLRLIWTEPLPGETLARLMNLAPATVSHHLAGLAEAGLTTVRQEGHHRLHGANRAALDVTLAALIRGEANAPAPEDPYRARVLRAFLKDGRLTRIPAQRKKRDVILVELANLFEPGRTYTEREVNDILAGFHPDFFTLRRELVGLGLLAREKGVYWRVTAGEAVPTLPSS, encoded by the coding sequence GTGAGTGCCGATCTGAACGCCCGCGCCGCCGTCTTCCGCGCGCTCTCGCACCCGGCGCGGCTCACGCTGCTGCGCCTGATCTGGACCGAACCGCTGCCCGGCGAGACGCTCGCGCGGCTGATGAACCTCGCGCCCGCGACGGTCAGCCACCACCTCGCGGGGCTGGCCGAGGCGGGGCTGACCACCGTGCGCCAGGAGGGCCACCACCGCCTGCACGGGGCAAACCGGGCCGCCCTCGACGTGACGCTGGCCGCCCTGATCCGGGGGGAAGCGAACGCGCCCGCCCCCGAGGACCCCTACCGCGCCCGCGTGCTGCGCGCCTTCCTGAAGGACGGGCGGCTGACCCGGATTCCCGCCCAGCGCAAGAAACGCGACGTGATCCTGGTTGAACTGGCGAACCTCTTCGAGCCGGGCCGCACCTACACCGAACGCGAGGTGAATGACATCCTGGCCGGGTTCCACCCCGACTTCTTCACCCTGCGGCGCGAGCTGGTCGGCCTGGGCCTGCTGGCCCGTGAGAAAGGCGTGTACTGGCGGGTGACGGCCGGGGAAGCGGTCCCAACGCTCCCCTCAAGTTGA
- a CDS encoding aminopeptidase has translation MTSNPGFEEKLARYAELLVRTGVNLPEGGKVQVNAPVEAAALARLVARAAYRAGATDVRVDYNDQHLALALYEDGTDAAVDFLPEWDAQESEHLVTDGYAFISILGSDPALLAGVNPDRVARRSKLSAQMSRHVQKAIGGFEVNWTVAAMSTPAWARRVYPDLPEEEAVARLWDDIFKVTRADLPDPVAAWDAHLSRLERLTEYLNGKQYAAIHFKSGLGTDLTVGLAENHIWQGGAETAKNGIRGVPNLPTDEVFTAPHRNRVDGVAVASKPLSLRGQLVEGIRVRFEGGKAVEVSADRGEETLKQLTLTDEGAAHLGEVALVPASAPVAQTGTLFLNTLFDENAASHIALGRCYPTNVQHGENPEALRAAGGNDSLIHVDWMIGTPDTDVDGITQGGQREALMRGGEWVVGELSAAGAKA, from the coding sequence ATGACCTCCAACCCTGGGTTTGAAGAGAAGCTGGCACGTTATGCCGAACTGCTTGTCCGGACAGGCGTGAACCTGCCGGAAGGCGGCAAGGTGCAGGTCAACGCGCCCGTCGAGGCGGCGGCGCTGGCCCGGCTGGTGGCGCGCGCGGCCTATCGGGCGGGGGCGACCGATGTGCGAGTGGACTACAACGACCAGCACCTCGCCCTCGCGCTCTACGAGGACGGCACCGACGCGGCGGTGGACTTCCTGCCCGAGTGGGACGCGCAGGAGAGTGAACATCTGGTGACCGACGGCTACGCCTTTATCTCCATCCTGGGAAGTGACCCGGCGCTGCTGGCAGGCGTGAACCCGGACCGGGTCGCGCGGCGCAGCAAGCTCTCCGCACAGATGTCACGGCATGTGCAAAAGGCCATCGGCGGCTTCGAGGTCAACTGGACCGTCGCCGCCATGTCCACCCCCGCCTGGGCACGCCGCGTCTACCCCGACCTGCCGGAAGAGGAGGCCGTGGCCCGCCTGTGGGACGACATTTTCAAAGTCACCCGCGCCGACCTGCCCGACCCGGTGGCCGCCTGGGACGCGCACCTCTCGCGGCTCGAACGCCTCACCGAGTACCTGAACGGCAAGCAGTACGCCGCCATTCATTTCAAATCCGGGCTGGGCACCGACCTCACCGTCGGCCTGGCCGAGAACCACATCTGGCAGGGCGGTGCGGAAACGGCGAAAAATGGGATTCGCGGCGTGCCCAACCTACCCACCGATGAGGTCTTCACCGCCCCACACCGGAACCGCGTGGACGGCGTGGCGGTGGCGAGCAAGCCGCTGAGCCTGCGCGGCCAACTGGTCGAGGGTATCCGCGTGCGCTTCGAGGGCGGGAAGGCGGTCGAGGTCAGCGCCGACCGGGGCGAGGAGACGCTGAAGCAACTGACCCTGACGGACGAGGGCGCCGCCCACCTGGGCGAGGTCGCGCTGGTCCCTGCCTCGGCCCCCGTCGCGCAGACCGGGACCCTGTTCCTGAACACCCTCTTCGACGAGAACGCCGCCTCGCACATCGCCCTGGGCCGCTGCTACCCCACCAATGTGCAGCACGGCGAGAACCCCGAAGCCCTGCGCGCGGCGGGCGGCAACGACAGCCTGATTCACGTGGACTGGATGATCGGCACCCCCGACACCGACGTGGACGGCATCACGCAAGGCGGCCAGCGCGAGGCGCTGATGCGCGGGGGAGAGTGGGTGGTGGGAGAACTTTCAGCGGCCGGGGCCAAAGCTTAA
- a CDS encoding peptidylprolyl isomerase, with the protein MTSSDTYQPEGYTPTPELSSERQTRFSQAPELGEGIEPGKAYRAVFETSKGRIVLDLFPDEAPVTVNSFAYLLRHHYYDGIKFHRVIDGFMAQGGDPTGTGAGGPGYDFEDEFSPDLRHDRKGTLSMANRGPGTNGSQFFITFGPTPHLDGRHTVFGRVVEGLDVLDRLTRIQPGMPGTPDVIERAYLVEKDAEG; encoded by the coding sequence ATGACCTCCTCTGACACCTACCAGCCCGAAGGCTACACGCCGACCCCGGAACTCTCCTCCGAGCGCCAGACCCGCTTCTCGCAGGCTCCCGAACTGGGCGAGGGCATCGAACCGGGCAAGGCTTACCGCGCGGTGTTCGAGACCAGCAAGGGCCGCATCGTGCTGGACCTCTTCCCGGACGAGGCGCCCGTCACCGTCAATTCGTTCGCGTACCTGCTGCGCCACCACTACTACGACGGCATCAAGTTCCACCGCGTGATCGACGGCTTCATGGCGCAGGGCGGCGACCCCACCGGCACCGGCGCGGGCGGCCCCGGCTACGACTTCGAGGACGAGTTCAGCCCCGACCTCCGCCACGACCGCAAGGGCACGCTGAGCATGGCGAACCGCGGCCCCGGCACCAACGGCTCGCAGTTCTTCATCACCTTCGGCCCGACCCCGCACCTCGACGGGCGGCACACCGTCTTCGGGCGCGTGGTGGAAGGCCTGGACGTGCTGGACCGCCTGACGCGCATCCAGCCCGGGATGCCCGGCACGCCGGACGTGATCGAGCGGGCGTATCTGGTGGAAAAGGACGCGGAAGGCTGA
- a CDS encoding tautomerase family protein, with the protein MPYLRVTCPALTADQRRLIARRLTDEVEALFYHPRGGPSREELREHTTVQFVPYGEADLFIGGRTPDERGTPDVTVELSDWSMSVRQQRRVAARLTPVLASLFGVPQNRLDSVNLRFHPYPPRDFAVGGRLLSDQVPRVGQVLKKLLG; encoded by the coding sequence ATGCCGTACCTGCGCGTCACCTGCCCGGCCCTGACCGCCGACCAGCGCCGCCTGATCGCCCGCCGCCTGACGGATGAGGTGGAGGCGCTGTTCTATCACCCGCGCGGCGGCCCTTCACGGGAGGAACTGCGCGAGCATACGACGGTGCAGTTCGTCCCTTACGGTGAGGCTGACCTGTTTATCGGGGGCCGCACGCCGGACGAGCGGGGCACGCCGGACGTGACGGTGGAACTCTCCGACTGGTCCATGAGCGTGCGGCAGCAGCGGCGGGTGGCGGCGCGGCTCACGCCGGTCCTGGCCTCCCTGTTCGGGGTGCCGCAGAACCGGTTGGACAGCGTCAATCTGCGCTTCCACCCGTACCCGCCGCGCGACTTCGCCGTGGGGGGCCGCCTGCTGAGTGACCAGGTCCCGCGCGTCGGGCAGGTGCTGAAGAAGCTGCTGGGGTAG
- a CDS encoding protein jag — protein MDNRTNLDDYLAGLGISDADESAPPPAPEVAAPASSALEAAHEDPRAVLERFLRGLTSRIDPSLTVSVRGGEDALEAEIGGENAGRLAGRDGRTLAAIEVLAYTVLAKQAGRSDLRVRVDVGGYRKRQADQLTRLAERLAVQVAKSGEAHELQPMPAADRRVIHIALKEHPDVTTESVGEGSARRLIIKPRHG, from the coding sequence ATGGACAACCGCACGAACCTCGACGACTATCTCGCGGGGCTGGGGATCAGTGACGCGGACGAGAGCGCGCCGCCGCCCGCGCCGGAGGTCGCCGCGCCCGCCTCCTCTGCCCTGGAGGCCGCGCACGAGGACCCCCGCGCGGTGCTGGAACGCTTCCTGCGGGGCCTGACCTCCCGCATCGACCCCTCGCTCACCGTCAGCGTGCGGGGGGGCGAGGACGCGCTGGAGGCCGAGATCGGCGGGGAGAACGCCGGGCGGCTGGCCGGACGCGACGGGCGCACGCTGGCGGCCATCGAGGTGCTGGCCTACACGGTGCTGGCCAAGCAGGCGGGCCGCAGCGACCTGCGTGTGCGGGTGGACGTGGGCGGCTACCGCAAGCGGCAGGCCGACCAACTGACCCGCCTGGCCGAGCGCCTGGCCGTGCAGGTCGCCAAGAGCGGCGAGGCCCACGAACTCCAGCCCATGCCCGCCGCCGACCGCCGCGTGATCCACATCGCGCTCAAGGAACACCCCGACGTGACCACCGAGTCGGTCGGGGAGGGGTCGGCGCGTCGGCTGATCATCAAGCCGCGTCACGGCTAG